A genomic window from Phaeodactylum tricornutum CCAP 1055/1 PHATR_bd_35x35 genomic scaffold, whole genome shotgun sequence includes:
- a CDS encoding predicted protein → MVSTRSVRVQPPSEGGPVGADDPSVGDPPPSDDDGEDDDDAGTEPSNGSSLPAQVIRVHQTPRFSISPSLSQGRRAILDYSIPKIAKLYVSATKPLSKTEFDIKAGALTPLLSSLALRAREHGRHGHGSNGILKIPNNITIPNGASKLLIKEYGQISLPHIRNYVGTFANTETREVQDDEALYQCLKVSLTHEAMAKIDLYETEWTVAGEPSGVAMLKVIIRQAYIDTNATTMHVCTKLSKLDSYMESLAEHNVTLFNEYVYEQLHALTARGEQTLDLLPNLFKGYEAAKDTQFLEYIRKKKAEFEEGTVFLEPEILMSQASIKYRTLVEKGEWDAPSESEAKILALTTQVKELQAKKSEKPKSKAKGDSKGKKKKGKKSDKPKTDKYASLKKPSASEPHTKTFDGDKIKFCTNHQAWGMHLASECKGYGLEKDSNGKPIPKGSEPNATDKKGPPSKLHAAIMRMSKALTTKIEKAKTKE, encoded by the coding sequence ATGGTCAGCACTAGATCAGTCAGGGTACAACCCCCCTCAGAGGGAGGTCCCGTCGGAGCCGACGATCCGTCCGTAGGAGATCCACCTCCTTcagacgacgatggcgaagacgacgacgacgcagGAACGGAACCCAGCAACGGCTCCAGTCTTCCAGCACAAGTCATTCGCGTCCATCAAACTCCACGCTTTTCCATCTCACCCAGTCTCTCGCAGGGACGTCGGGCGATATTGGACTACAGCATTCCGAAGATCGCGAAGCTTTATGTTTCGGCAACGAAGCCGCTCTCGAAAACTGAATTCGACATCAAGGCAGGTGCTCTCACACCTCTACTTTCGAGCCTGGCACTCAGGGCTCGAGAGCACGGACGGCATGGACACGGAAGTAACGGAATTCTCAAAATTCCAAATAACATCACTATTCCGAACGGCGCCAGCAAGTTGCTCATCAAGGAATACGGTCAAATCTCCCTTCCCCACATCCGCAACTATGTCGGTACATTTGCGAACACCGAAACTCGCGAAGTCCAAGATGATGAGGCACTCTACCAGTGCTTGAAAGTATCGCTCACGCACGAAGCAATGGCGAAAATCGATCTCTACGAAACTGAATGGACGGTTGCAGGTGAGCCATCTGGAGTCGCAATGCTCAAGGTAATCATTCGACAAGCATACATTGATACGAATGCGACGACAATGCATGTGTGCACGAAACTTAGCAAGCTTGACTCATACATGGAGTCTCTCGCGGAACACAATGTTACTCTTTTCAATGAGTATGTTTATGAGCAGCTCCACGCTCTGACAGCTCGCGGCGAACAAACTCTTGATTTACTTCCGAATCTTTTCAAAGGATACGAAGCGGCCAAGGATACgcaatttttggaatacATCCGCAAGAAGAAAGCCGAATTTGAGGAGGGAACAGTCTTTTTGGAGCCGGAAATTTTAATGTCGCAAGCATCTATCAAATATCGAACTTTGGTGGAGAAAGGAGAGTGGGATGCCCCATCCGAAAGCGAAGCGAAGATTCTAGCTCTAACTACCCAAGTCAAGGAACTTCAGGCAAAGAAGTCAGAGAAACCTAAGTCTAAAGCTAAGGGTGACTCAAAagggaagaagaagaaagggaaGAAATCCGATAAACCGAAAACGGACAAGTATGCTTCACTAAAGAAGCCAAGCGCGTCGGAACCTCACACGAAGACTTTTGATGGAGACAAGATTAAGTTCTGTACTAACCACCAAGCTTGGGGCATGCATTTGGCAAGCGAATGCAAGGGATACGGACTCGAAAAGGATTCCAATGGAAAACCAATTCCAAAAGGATCTGAACCTAATGCCACAGACAAGAAAGGCCCGCCCTCAAAGTTGCATGCCGCAATCAT